The Moorena producens PAL-8-15-08-1 genomic interval CTGAGAGATGCTATCCAAGGTGGTCACCAAATTTCCCCGATTGCTGACCAATAGTTGATTGGCAGAGGTAATCAACTGATTTAGTTCCCTTGCCGTTTGGCTGTATTGCTCAGACGTACTAGAAATGCTACTGGTTGCCAACCCAATTAGACTAGATGTTTGATTGGCAGCACTGGTCACAGCATTCGTTGCTTTGGACAAGCCTGCTACCTCTTGCCGCACGATGCGGGACAACTGGGTCATCTCTTTGCTAAGTTCTGACACGTCTCTAGCGGCATTGGAGGCATTGGAAGCAAGGCTATTGATTTTTTCAAAAAACGCTGGATCAGCGATTAGTTCAGCAATGCGATTTCCGTTCCGTAGGAGGTCAGCAAAGGTAGAACCCACATCACCATTAATCTGATCTTCTTCACAAATAACTAGGGCAGAATTGCATTGTGCTCCGAAGGGTGTAAGACTTTGAGCAGTTGCAGGTAATTGTCCTAGGGGCATGATATCCACATTGGTAGCACCAATTAAACCCGATTGATTAGCTTCAACCTGGACTTTGCGGGGGATTAACAATCCAGGGTCATCAATTTCAACGGTGACATTGACCCCATTAGTACCGGGTTCAATGTTAGTGATTCTGCCAACTTGGACACCGCGATAGCTGACTGATGCCCCCACTTGCATACCAGCAGCGTTGCCAAAATTGACAATAAATTTATAGCTCTTTCGACCGAAGCTAATCCCACTAATCCATACAACAAGTCCACCGAAAACAGCAAGTCCTGCTACAATCAATAAGCCAACGGAGCCTTCTCGAATCGTCCGCGATCGCATAATAGTTTAACCTTTGTTACCCTTTCCCCTCAGATTTACTATCATCGCTCACCAACCACTGACATCCAAATTTGAACCGACTTGAGCAAGTTTCGAGTAGTCCATTGGGTCAGATAGATGAGGTAAAATCCCCAAAACCTTAACATTGGTTAGAGTCTCGATTAAGCTAATCGGAGCCAACTGATTAATTTCTTGGGAGGTACGAGGTTCGACGCAATTTAGGACAATGCCTTTGAGGTCAACTCGTGATGAGCGTGCCAGGGCAACATTAGCAACCACTTGTGCGATCGCTCCTAATTCTACCGGCGCAACCAATACCGTTGGCAATCGCCAATCCCTTGCCAAATCTGCCACAATCAGTTCATGAGTCACTGGTGAACCTAGTCCTCCCAAAGCTTCCACCAAGACCACATCCCGCTGACTGCGCAGATTAACGAAGCCTTGCCAGACCTTTTCGAGGTCAACCTCTCGTCCTTCTAGATCTGCAGCAACTGGTGGTGCTGCAGGGGTTTTAAACTCCACGGGTGTAATCTCCTCCAGGGTTTGACCCAAGTCAAATAGTTGGTGGTAAATTTCGCGATCGCCAATTCCGGTTTGAATCGGCTTGAATATCCCCAGACTCTCTTGAGGACGGTAAGTCTGCCAATAAGCAGCGATCACAGAAGTCAAAACCGTTTTGCCGATCTCTGTATTGGTGCCAGTAATTAGTAATACGTTCAAGATTGACTCACTTTCAGTCAGTAAGGCTAATATCTACAGCAAAGTTTCTTTCCTGTTTAGCAATTACATCTACTATATACTCACCAGAACTAGGCAGCTTACCTTGCCACCGTTGCACCCCTGAAGCCTTTTCCACTAACTTCCCATTGGGATAGCGGATACTTAAAGCCACATCACTTTCAATCACCTCTAGCTTCAATTGTTGACCCTGTTTAGCCTTCACCAAGTAGCGCTGAATCTTCTGGGGGCTAGTGCTACCCAGTAGCTGCAAACGCTTGGTTCCCTGTAACAAATTGACCCGTTCTATCTTATACTCAGCAGTTGGTTTAGGTTCTGGTTTCTGCTTCGGTGCTTCTGTTAACCTTAATCCTAGCTGATAATTGCTATCCGGTAGACCCTTAACTGGACTCAGTTGAATCGTGTAGTTGCCGGTGAACAGAAATTTCCCTTGCCATTGCCGCACCCGCTGAGCTCGATTGTCCACTGGTTTTCCGTCCGGGCCAAGCACAGTCATCAAGACCCCTTCGTCACTGAGATATGCCTTGAGAGTTTGGTCTTGTTTACCCTGGATAATGTAGTTAATCGTGTGATTAGCCTTTAAATTGCTGGATTTAGAAAGGGTTTTACCAGCAGAAAGCCCTAGACGCTGACTGTAGATTTGAGGCTTACTCGGAGTTGGACTAGCACTAGGGCTAGCACTAGGACTAGGACTAGGACTAGGACTTACAGACACTTTAGGACTTGGAGATTTACCAGTGTCCTGTTGATTAACATTGCCCACCCAGACCCAAGAGCCTATCCCTGCCAGCACTGCTAGTCCTGTAGCTATCCCAAGCAGCGGCCAAGGACTATTCCAAATAGAGTTACCCCTGGCTTGAGACATTACCGGTTCACTCGGTTCTCCACCTCTAGCACCCCTGGGTGTTCTAGC includes:
- a CDS encoding MlaD family protein; translation: MRSRTIREGSVGLLIVAGLAVFGGLVVWISGISFGRKSYKFIVNFGNAAGMQVGASVSYRGVQVGRITNIEPGTNGVNVTVEIDDPGLLIPRKVQVEANQSGLIGATNVDIMPLGQLPATAQSLTPFGAQCNSALVICEEDQINGDVGSTFADLLRNGNRIAELIADPAFFEKINSLASNASNAARDVSELSKEMTQLSRIVRQEVAGLSKATNAVTSAANQTSSLIGLATSSISSTSEQYSQTARELNQLITSANQLLVSNRGNLVTTLDSISQASQDLRVLTSNLTITANQVNSAVYQTDVSQMLRNLENLSANAAQASANLRNVSNTLNSPTNLLVLQQTLDSARVTFENAQKITADLDDLTGDPAFRRNVKDLVNGLSGLVSSTEQLQQQALISQQLEALNTAIDTASSNDPAKTVSIPKSPPKIDPPKIDPIAPADQKLQPNQEKQMFKLLPPAPRKSVK
- the bioD gene encoding dethiobiotin synthase gives rise to the protein MNVLLITGTNTEIGKTVLTSVIAAYWQTYRPQESLGIFKPIQTGIGDREIYHQLFDLGQTLEEITPVEFKTPAAPPVAADLEGREVDLEKVWQGFVNLRSQRDVVLVEALGGLGSPVTHELIVADLARDWRLPTVLVAPVELGAIAQVVANVALARSSRVDLKGIVLNCVEPRTSQEINQLAPISLIETLTNVKVLGILPHLSDPMDYSKLAQVGSNLDVSGW